In Arthrobacter sp. QXT-31, one genomic interval encodes:
- the lepB gene encoding signal peptidase I, whose product MPEIDPGSSEPRQSAAGPGRHAAQEPVSEPAVPGSGAASPSRSGSRRQEKSRDRNPLLLWLKEIATVVVIAVVLSFLIKTFLFRAFYIPSESMVNTLDINDRIFVNLLVPEPFALERGDVVVFKDTKGWLPPTPPKADGPFSVVEDGLTFVGLLPDNSEQHLVKRIIGLPGDRVVCCDDGGKITVNGAALDEKYVNPAEVPAVRTFDVVVPEGKVWVMGDNRNHSADSRAHTDSNGGFVDIADIEGKAAVIAWPMNRWAALDNYPDVFKNVPSAG is encoded by the coding sequence ATGCCGGAAATCGATCCCGGGAGTTCAGAGCCGCGGCAGAGTGCTGCGGGGCCGGGACGGCATGCCGCCCAGGAGCCCGTTTCGGAACCGGCAGTGCCCGGCTCCGGTGCGGCATCACCCTCCCGTTCCGGCTCCCGCCGGCAGGAAAAGAGCCGGGACCGCAACCCCCTCCTGCTGTGGCTGAAGGAAATCGCCACGGTGGTGGTGATCGCCGTCGTGCTGTCCTTCCTCATCAAGACCTTCCTCTTCCGGGCCTTCTACATTCCGTCCGAGTCCATGGTGAACACCCTGGACATCAACGACCGCATCTTCGTGAACCTCCTGGTTCCGGAGCCTTTCGCCCTCGAACGCGGCGACGTCGTGGTCTTCAAAGACACCAAGGGCTGGCTGCCGCCCACCCCGCCAAAGGCCGACGGGCCATTCAGCGTCGTGGAGGACGGGCTGACCTTCGTGGGCCTGCTGCCGGACAACTCCGAGCAGCACCTCGTGAAACGGATCATCGGGCTTCCGGGGGACCGCGTCGTCTGCTGTGACGACGGCGGGAAGATCACCGTCAACGGGGCTGCGCTGGACGAGAAATACGTCAACCCGGCCGAAGTCCCGGCCGTGCGCACCTTCGACGTCGTGGTGCCCGAGGGCAAGGTCTGGGTGATGGGGGACAACCGCAACCACTCGGCGGACTCCCGGGCCCACACAGACAGCAACGGCGGCTTCGTGGACATCGCCGATATCGAGGGCAAGGCAGCAGTGATCGCCTGGCCGATGAACCGCTGGGCCGCCCTCGACAACTACCCGGACGTCTTCAAGAATGTCCCCTCGGCAGGTTAG
- a CDS encoding ribonuclease HII: MSVAPTLDYEKRFLPRGARFLAGVDEVGRGALAGPVSVGIAVVDLQNMELLADVRDSKLLKAADRERLDPLVRAWSVASAVGHASAREIDELGIMGALRTAGNRAWFAILGAGITPDVVLLDGSHNWLSPAVQPSLFDEVVVDPGCDAPVHTLVKADMQCLSVAAASVLAKVQRDRTMQSLHLEFPDFGWDVNKGYGTSAHREAIRTRGPSPYHRVSWNLLTE; encoded by the coding sequence ATGTCCGTTGCACCCACCCTTGACTACGAGAAGCGCTTCCTGCCCCGCGGTGCGCGGTTCCTGGCCGGCGTCGACGAGGTAGGCCGCGGCGCCCTTGCCGGGCCGGTAAGTGTGGGAATCGCCGTCGTGGACCTGCAGAACATGGAACTGCTCGCCGACGTCCGGGACAGCAAACTGCTCAAGGCGGCGGACCGCGAACGCCTGGATCCCCTGGTGCGGGCCTGGAGCGTTGCCTCCGCCGTCGGACATGCCAGTGCCCGGGAAATCGATGAACTCGGCATCATGGGCGCCCTCCGGACCGCCGGGAACAGGGCCTGGTTTGCGATCCTCGGCGCCGGCATCACCCCTGACGTCGTCCTGCTCGACGGCAGCCACAACTGGCTGTCACCCGCCGTCCAGCCCTCCCTGTTCGATGAGGTCGTGGTGGATCCCGGGTGCGACGCGCCGGTCCATACGCTCGTCAAGGCCGACATGCAGTGCCTCAGCGTCGCTGCCGCGAGCGTCCTTGCCAAGGTCCAACGGGACCGCACCATGCAGTCGCTGCATCTTGAGTTCCCGGACTTCGGCTGGGACGTCAACAAGGGCTACGGCACCTCCGCCCACCGGGAGGCCATCCGGACCCGCGGCCCCAGCCCCTATCACCGGGTGAGCTGGAACCTGCTGACCGAGTAG
- a CDS encoding DUF2469 domain-containing protein, producing the protein MSAEDLENYETDMELQLYREYRDVVGLFSYVVETERRFYLANHVDLQARSADGEVYFDLTLQDAWVWDVYRSARFVKSVRVITFKDVNVEELPRNEELALPKDVDLGN; encoded by the coding sequence ATGAGTGCCGAAGACCTTGAGAACTATGAGACCGACATGGAGCTCCAGCTCTACCGGGAGTACCGCGACGTCGTGGGTCTGTTCAGCTATGTGGTCGAGACCGAGCGGCGCTTCTACCTCGCCAACCACGTGGACCTGCAGGCGCGCAGCGCCGACGGTGAGGTGTATTTCGACCTCACGCTCCAGGATGCCTGGGTCTGGGATGTCTACCGTTCAGCGCGGTTCGTGAAGAGCGTCCGGGTCATCACGTTCAAGGACGTCAACGTCGAGGAACTGCCGCGCAACGAGGAACTCGCGCTGCCCAAGGACGTCGACCTCGGCAACTGA
- a CDS encoding YraN family protein, translated as MKAKDMLGRRGEELAAEYLESLGMLIVERNWRCPDGEIDIVALDGDALVIAEVKTRRSLAYGHPFEAVGPDKLARLHRLGSAWCRDHGLQLPLRRVDVIAVLDDGVGEPTVEHLKEVL; from the coding sequence ATGAAAGCCAAGGACATGCTGGGCCGGCGCGGGGAAGAGCTCGCGGCCGAATACCTGGAATCACTGGGAATGCTGATCGTGGAGCGCAACTGGCGCTGCCCCGACGGCGAAATCGACATCGTCGCCCTGGACGGCGATGCCCTCGTGATTGCAGAGGTGAAAACGCGGCGCTCACTCGCCTACGGTCACCCGTTCGAAGCGGTGGGCCCGGACAAGCTCGCCCGCCTGCACCGCCTGGGTTCGGCCTGGTGCCGGGACCATGGGCTGCAGCTGCCCCTGCGCCGGGTGGACGTTATTGCCGTGCTGGACGACGGCGTTGGCGAACCAACCGTTGAGCACCTCAAGGAGGTGCTGTGA
- the merB gene encoding organomercurial lyase MerB, which translates to MTNDVNQVTGRLASSETGMEPWLWLPLLKLLAQGEPVDTATLAAATDRTIEEIRTALHAMADTEYDGSGRIVGQGLTQRPTQHHFEVDGEQLYTWCALDTLIFPTLLGAPAQIESTYKSTGNPVRVSVDSFGVTSVEPATAVVSLVNPENIGSVRSSFCNQVHFFASPEEAMPWLEKHPDGTVIPVEEAYRLASAMAEQLLAQPTGKPANGLQSCSC; encoded by the coding sequence ATGACGAACGACGTCAACCAGGTCACCGGGCGCCTCGCCTCATCCGAAACCGGCATGGAACCCTGGCTGTGGCTTCCGCTGCTGAAACTCCTCGCTCAAGGCGAGCCCGTCGACACGGCCACTCTTGCGGCGGCCACAGACCGAACCATCGAGGAAATCCGCACCGCCCTGCATGCCATGGCGGACACCGAATACGACGGCTCAGGCCGGATCGTCGGACAGGGACTCACCCAGCGCCCCACCCAGCACCACTTCGAAGTGGACGGCGAACAGCTCTACACCTGGTGCGCACTGGACACCCTGATCTTCCCCACCCTCCTTGGCGCTCCGGCACAGATCGAATCGACCTACAAATCCACCGGTAATCCCGTTCGGGTGAGTGTCGACAGTTTCGGTGTCACCAGCGTTGAGCCTGCCACCGCCGTGGTCTCACTGGTCAACCCGGAGAACATCGGCTCTGTCCGTTCGTCCTTCTGCAACCAGGTCCACTTCTTCGCCTCACCGGAAGAAGCCATGCCGTGGCTGGAGAAGCACCCCGACGGCACCGTGATCCCCGTCGAGGAGGCCTACCGGCTCGCCTCCGCCATGGCCGAACAGCTGCTCGCCCAGCCCACCGGCAAACCCGCGAACGGCCTGCAAAGCTGCAGCTGCTGA
- the merA gene encoding mercury(II) reductase, with protein MPDAATDFDLAVIGSGGGAFAAAIRATNLGKRVLMIERSTVGGTCVNTGCIPSKALLAVAEARHVALEAHARFPGISTSAGPVDMRELINGKRSLVQTMRSDKYLDLVGEYGWELREGTAAFAGTPEEPVLEVTGPDGARSEVRAAHYLVATGSSPWAPPVEGLQDADYLTSTTAMELEEVPESLLVFGGGYVALEQAQLFARLGSKVTMLVRTRLASAEEPEASRALMGVFSDEGIRVVRRAAVTSVRTDPGAEEVIATATIDGGQEEFRATKLLVATGRRAVTEGLNLDTVGVKTGDRGEVLVQNTLVSSNPRIWAAGDVTGHREFVYVAAAHGSIMVENAFNDAGSEVDYRHLPRVTFTSPALAAVGMTDKEALDAGIRCECRVLPLEYVPRALVDRDTRGFIKIVADHASGKIVGITAVGKEAGNLAGAGVYILEAGMTVEQVANLWSPYLTMAEGIKIAAQSFSTDVSKLSCCAS; from the coding sequence ATGCCTGATGCAGCAACGGACTTTGATCTGGCCGTTATCGGCTCCGGAGGCGGCGCCTTCGCCGCCGCCATCCGGGCCACCAACCTCGGCAAGCGCGTCCTGATGATCGAACGTTCCACCGTCGGCGGAACCTGCGTGAACACCGGATGCATCCCCTCCAAGGCCCTGCTGGCCGTCGCCGAAGCCCGCCACGTGGCGCTCGAGGCGCACGCCAGATTCCCCGGCATCAGCACCTCGGCCGGGCCCGTGGACATGAGGGAACTCATCAACGGCAAACGGTCCCTGGTCCAGACCATGCGCTCGGACAAATACCTGGACCTGGTCGGGGAGTACGGCTGGGAACTGCGGGAAGGCACCGCCGCGTTCGCCGGCACCCCCGAGGAACCGGTCCTGGAAGTCACTGGCCCCGACGGTGCCCGCAGCGAGGTCCGCGCCGCCCACTACCTCGTCGCCACCGGATCGAGCCCCTGGGCGCCGCCGGTAGAGGGCCTGCAGGACGCGGACTACCTGACCTCCACCACCGCCATGGAACTGGAGGAAGTGCCCGAGTCCCTGCTCGTCTTCGGCGGCGGCTACGTCGCCCTGGAACAGGCACAACTCTTCGCCCGACTCGGATCCAAGGTGACCATGCTGGTCCGTACCCGCCTCGCTTCCGCAGAGGAACCCGAAGCCTCCCGTGCCCTAATGGGAGTCTTCTCCGACGAGGGCATCCGCGTAGTCCGGCGCGCGGCCGTGACCTCCGTCCGCACGGACCCCGGCGCGGAAGAAGTGATCGCCACAGCCACCATCGACGGAGGCCAGGAGGAATTTCGGGCAACGAAACTGCTGGTCGCCACCGGCCGCCGCGCCGTCACCGAGGGCCTGAACCTGGACACTGTCGGGGTCAAAACCGGAGACCGCGGCGAGGTCCTGGTCCAGAACACGCTCGTCAGCTCCAACCCTCGGATCTGGGCCGCTGGAGACGTGACCGGGCACCGCGAATTCGTCTACGTCGCCGCCGCCCATGGATCCATCATGGTGGAAAACGCCTTCAACGACGCCGGGAGCGAAGTGGACTACCGGCACCTGCCGCGTGTCACGTTCACCAGCCCGGCGCTGGCGGCTGTCGGCATGACCGACAAGGAAGCCCTGGACGCCGGTATCCGCTGCGAATGCCGGGTCCTGCCGCTGGAATACGTTCCCCGCGCTCTCGTGGACCGCGACACCCGCGGTTTCATCAAAATAGTCGCCGACCACGCCTCCGGAAAGATCGTGGGAATCACCGCGGTCGGCAAGGAAGCCGGGAACCTGGCCGGGGCCGGCGTCTACATCCTTGAAGCCGGAATGACCGTCGAACAGGTGGCGAACCTCTGGAGCCCCTATCTGACCATGGCCGAAGGCATCAAAATCGCGGCCCAGTCATTCAGCACCGACGTCTCCAAACTTTCCTGCTGTGCCTCCTGA
- a CDS encoding heavy metal-responsive transcriptional regulator: MRIGEAAAAAGLTTKTIRFYEGRGLLPPAERAANGYRDYAHDTVSRLEFIRRSQVAGLTLAQIQDILRIRDAGSTPCFHVRDVLARQLTDLDRQITEITALRATVAQYHAAAESADPESCDPERICSYL, from the coding sequence ATGCGCATCGGTGAAGCTGCAGCCGCCGCGGGCCTGACGACCAAGACGATCAGGTTCTATGAGGGCCGTGGTCTGCTCCCGCCCGCTGAACGCGCGGCCAACGGCTACCGGGACTACGCCCACGACACCGTCAGCCGCCTTGAATTCATTCGCCGCAGCCAGGTGGCCGGGCTGACCCTGGCGCAAATCCAGGACATCCTGAGGATCCGGGACGCCGGCTCCACGCCGTGCTTCCATGTCCGGGACGTGCTGGCACGGCAACTGACGGACCTGGATCGCCAGATCACCGAGATCACAGCCCTTCGGGCCACCGTTGCGCAATACCATGCAGCCGCCGAGTCGGCGGATCCGGAATCCTGCGATCCGGAACGGATTTGCAGTTACCTCTGA
- a CDS encoding alkaline phosphatase PhoX produces MAMPVSRRNFFVGAGVGAAALGFVFVGAGSLAPFVRPSNTATRNAVGYGTLVSDPDGILALPEGFSYRLLARSGETATAEGVHPSDPDGIGVFDGPKGGSVLICNHENNGEEPFPVPVVEGLTYDPGAKGGTSTLIVDAEGNLVRQYTSVAGTNNNCAGGVSPWGTWLTCEETEDRAGSGTNTKDHGYVFEVDPASREANIDRSPVPLKFLGRYSHEAVAIDPATTQIYLTEDAGNPSGLYLRWTPPSGFTPGKGALHELAVSAGGDTAGQLHAMKCSLGSTHIRDLSEATEVGTRYNVEWIDVPDRDARTISVRKQFRNHEITRARKLEGQWWGDDGAYFVSSFARIIQGSANSHDGQVWFYDPATQSIALKTIFGVNPNPNAESGHFDGPDNITVAPQGGLILAEDGDGVSHLVGVTSQGRSYPLARNEANDSEFCGPAFSKDGKWLFANIQSPGFTLAITGPWTRPSNDPV; encoded by the coding sequence ATGGCCATGCCTGTGTCTCGCCGTAACTTCTTCGTGGGTGCCGGCGTAGGTGCCGCCGCCCTGGGCTTCGTGTTCGTGGGCGCCGGCAGCCTCGCCCCGTTCGTTCGTCCGTCCAATACAGCCACCCGCAATGCGGTCGGCTACGGCACCCTGGTTTCGGACCCCGACGGCATCCTCGCGCTGCCGGAAGGTTTCTCCTACAGGCTGCTTGCCCGTTCCGGCGAGACGGCAACGGCCGAAGGCGTCCACCCATCAGATCCTGACGGCATCGGTGTGTTTGACGGTCCCAAAGGGGGGTCTGTGCTGATCTGCAACCACGAAAACAACGGAGAGGAGCCCTTTCCCGTTCCCGTGGTGGAGGGACTCACGTACGATCCCGGGGCCAAGGGCGGCACCTCCACTCTGATCGTTGATGCAGAGGGCAACCTCGTGCGGCAGTACACCTCCGTGGCCGGCACCAACAACAACTGCGCCGGTGGCGTCTCTCCGTGGGGCACGTGGCTGACGTGCGAGGAGACCGAAGACCGGGCCGGGTCCGGGACCAACACCAAGGACCATGGTTACGTTTTTGAGGTGGACCCCGCCAGCCGCGAGGCCAACATCGACCGTTCCCCGGTCCCGTTGAAATTCCTCGGCCGCTACTCCCACGAAGCCGTCGCGATCGACCCTGCCACCACCCAGATCTACCTCACTGAGGACGCCGGCAACCCCAGCGGCCTGTACCTGCGCTGGACCCCGCCCTCAGGCTTCACTCCGGGCAAGGGCGCGCTGCACGAACTGGCCGTGTCCGCTGGCGGCGACACCGCGGGGCAGCTGCACGCCATGAAGTGCTCGCTCGGATCCACGCATATCAGGGACCTGTCCGAAGCCACCGAAGTCGGCACGCGTTACAACGTTGAATGGATCGACGTTCCGGACCGTGACGCCCGCACCATCTCGGTGCGGAAGCAGTTCAGGAACCACGAGATCACCCGCGCCCGCAAGCTCGAAGGACAGTGGTGGGGCGACGACGGTGCTTACTTCGTCTCCAGCTTCGCCCGCATCATCCAGGGCAGCGCCAATAGCCACGACGGGCAGGTCTGGTTCTACGACCCCGCCACTCAGAGCATCGCCCTCAAGACCATCTTCGGGGTCAACCCCAACCCGAATGCGGAAAGCGGCCACTTTGATGGCCCCGACAACATCACGGTGGCACCCCAGGGCGGCCTGATCCTCGCGGAGGACGGCGACGGCGTCTCGCATCTGGTGGGCGTGACCAGCCAGGGCAGGTCTTACCCGCTGGCCCGCAACGAAGCCAACGACTCTGAGTTCTGCGGACCGGCTTTCAGCAAGGACGGCAAGTGGCTCTTCGCCAACATTCAGTCCCCAGGTTTCACGCTCGCGATCACCGGTCCCTGGACCCGTCCATCCAACGACCCTGTGTAG
- a CDS encoding helix-turn-helix domain-containing protein, translating into MSDEPTPRRFLTVEQAAEELNVKSSLIRALIKTGELRAIQIGGRGMWRIGRQDVEDYVSEAYRRTAERIAAGELMDEREPDAE; encoded by the coding sequence GTGTCCGATGAACCCACACCGCGCCGCTTCCTGACCGTCGAGCAGGCAGCCGAAGAGCTCAACGTGAAGTCGAGCCTCATCCGGGCACTCATCAAGACCGGGGAGCTACGCGCCATCCAGATCGGCGGGAGAGGCATGTGGCGCATCGGGCGCCAGGACGTCGAGGACTACGTCAGCGAAGCCTACCGGCGCACAGCCGAACGCATCGCCGCCGGTGAGCTCATGGACGAGAGGGAGCCCGACGCTGAGTAG
- a CDS encoding SulP family inorganic anion transporter, which yields MPHSSGSATVPNDAHSPPGRKPQRIKKPSFLSSLGADLPASLVVFLVALPLSLGIAAASGAPVMAGLIAAAVGGIVAGSLGGSALQVSGPAAGLTVVVAGLVDEFGWQVTCAITAAAGVMQLLLGVSRVGRAALAVSPVVVKAMLAGIGITIILQQVHVLLGGNAAGSAVENLAALPAAITNVELHSALLGLAVVAFLLGWKYVPGAVRKIPGPLAAVVAVTALSVAVAPGVERISFSGSLFDALALPSLPDGNWRGAAMAVITVALIASIESLLSAVAVDKMHTGPRTQLNRELVGQGAANMVSGMLGGLPVTGVIVRSATNVEAGAASRASAVLHGVWVLVFSALFAGLIQLIPLSVLAGLLVVIGAKLIKVADIRTSLRTGDLLVYMVTLACVVVLNLLEGVIIGLALAALCVLWRVLRAQIHAQAPSADSLPWRVTIAGSCSFFALPRLNRVLHSVPEGQDVVVELNADYLDHAFREALLAWQTQHRNTGGTVTLEEHGTTAFRDAADNTPQRQDPREFPLPPRTSWQPSPLDSAHQAEDDDGGPLPLRSILLGIDKYHRRHADKVRPLVQDLTEGQNPDTLFVACVDSRVNPNLITSSGPGDLLTLRNIGNVVCSDGHDASIDSTLSFAVKGLSVDSIVVCGHSNCGAMKAVLADSQGASNAALGAGFDAWLEHARPSYRELMAGHPVAVAAAAEGYSHLDQLSMVNVAVQLKKLEEHPVTGPALASGQVQATGLFYDIRTARVVLVTPEGIEQLDPSMAVH from the coding sequence GTGCCGCATTCATCTGGTTCCGCCACCGTCCCCAACGACGCCCACAGCCCGCCGGGCCGAAAGCCCCAGAGAATCAAGAAACCAAGTTTCCTCAGCTCCCTCGGCGCGGATCTTCCTGCTTCACTCGTCGTCTTCCTTGTCGCCCTCCCGCTCTCACTGGGCATCGCCGCCGCGTCGGGAGCTCCAGTCATGGCCGGCCTTATCGCGGCAGCCGTCGGAGGCATCGTCGCGGGCAGCTTGGGCGGCTCCGCACTGCAGGTGAGCGGCCCGGCGGCCGGCCTGACCGTCGTCGTTGCCGGTCTGGTGGACGAGTTCGGCTGGCAGGTGACGTGCGCGATCACCGCTGCTGCCGGCGTCATGCAGCTACTTCTGGGGGTCAGCCGCGTAGGGCGGGCCGCGCTGGCAGTGTCGCCGGTGGTGGTCAAGGCCATGCTCGCCGGCATCGGCATCACGATCATCCTTCAGCAGGTGCACGTTCTGCTGGGCGGCAACGCAGCCGGGTCCGCGGTTGAAAATCTCGCTGCCCTTCCAGCGGCCATCACCAACGTGGAGCTGCATTCCGCCCTGCTCGGCCTGGCTGTCGTGGCCTTTCTTCTTGGCTGGAAGTACGTCCCGGGTGCGGTGCGGAAGATTCCGGGCCCGCTTGCTGCCGTCGTCGCGGTCACCGCACTGTCCGTGGCGGTAGCGCCTGGCGTAGAGCGCATCAGCTTCAGCGGTTCCCTGTTCGACGCCCTCGCGCTGCCCAGCCTGCCCGACGGCAACTGGCGCGGTGCTGCAATGGCAGTCATCACGGTCGCGTTGATCGCGAGCATTGAATCGCTGCTGTCCGCTGTGGCCGTGGACAAGATGCACACCGGCCCGCGCACACAGCTCAACCGCGAGCTCGTCGGCCAAGGTGCGGCGAACATGGTCTCCGGCATGCTCGGCGGTCTGCCGGTGACGGGTGTGATCGTCCGCAGCGCCACCAACGTTGAAGCCGGAGCCGCAAGCCGCGCGTCCGCCGTCCTCCACGGCGTCTGGGTCCTGGTGTTCTCCGCCCTGTTCGCCGGCCTCATCCAGCTGATTCCGCTGTCAGTGCTGGCGGGGCTGCTGGTGGTCATCGGCGCAAAGCTCATCAAAGTCGCCGACATCAGGACGAGCTTGCGCACCGGTGACCTCCTCGTCTACATGGTCACCCTGGCCTGCGTCGTGGTCCTTAACCTGCTCGAAGGCGTCATCATTGGCCTCGCGCTCGCTGCCCTGTGCGTTTTGTGGCGCGTGCTCCGGGCACAGATCCACGCACAGGCGCCGTCGGCTGATTCGCTTCCGTGGCGCGTCACCATCGCCGGTTCCTGCAGCTTCTTCGCCCTGCCGCGGCTCAACCGTGTCCTCCATTCCGTGCCCGAAGGCCAGGACGTCGTCGTCGAACTCAACGCCGACTACCTCGATCACGCCTTCCGCGAGGCCCTGCTTGCCTGGCAGACGCAGCACCGGAACACGGGCGGGACCGTGACTCTCGAGGAGCACGGCACCACGGCCTTCCGCGACGCCGCGGACAACACGCCCCAGCGCCAGGACCCCCGCGAATTCCCGCTGCCACCCCGCACATCCTGGCAGCCGTCACCTCTGGACAGCGCCCACCAAGCAGAGGACGACGACGGCGGGCCGCTGCCGCTGCGATCAATCCTCCTGGGCATCGACAAATACCACCGGCGGCACGCCGACAAGGTGCGCCCGCTGGTACAGGATCTCACCGAGGGACAGAATCCGGACACACTGTTCGTCGCCTGCGTCGACTCCCGGGTCAACCCGAACCTTATCACCAGCAGCGGCCCCGGCGACCTGCTGACGCTCCGGAACATCGGCAACGTCGTGTGCAGCGACGGCCACGATGCCTCGATTGATTCGACGCTGTCCTTCGCGGTCAAGGGCCTGTCCGTGGACTCGATCGTGGTCTGCGGCCACTCCAACTGCGGCGCCATGAAGGCCGTGCTGGCTGATTCCCAGGGTGCTTCGAATGCCGCACTGGGAGCGGGCTTCGATGCCTGGTTGGAACACGCCCGGCCGAGCTACCGCGAACTCATGGCCGGTCACCCCGTGGCCGTGGCCGCCGCAGCCGAAGGCTACAGCCACCTCGACCAACTCAGCATGGTCAACGTCGCCGTCCAACTCAAAAAGCTGGAAGAACACCCGGTCACCGGTCCCGCCCTGGCTTCCGGACAGGTACAGGCCACCGGGCTGTTCTACGACATCCGCACGGCCCGCGTTGTCCTGGTGACCCCGGAGGGCATCGAGCAGCTGGACCCGAGCATGGCCGTGCACTAA
- a CDS encoding C40 family peptidase, giving the protein MSRKSISARHRATPTQSIALQGLSHSLKSNAASIARPAAVAAVASGLAFGIGAPAQAGTYAPEGSGSTSTASTAQTQTGQGQAAAASVGATHTVVSGDTLGAISARHGVDLNAVLSANGLSISSVIYPGDQIRIPGAGQATQAPQAPPAAPQATPTVPSAPKPAGMGIYTASASIKPASSPAPAAAASTAPASGVGAALVASARAQLGATQDCTILVEQALRSVGKSVGDLAPLQFHQYGTPVSTPQPGDLIIRAGHVGIYIGGGQAISSGMNGVNETIVHPASWLGGSTFVRVNA; this is encoded by the coding sequence ATGTCACGTAAGTCCATTTCGGCGCGCCACCGCGCCACCCCGACGCAGTCCATCGCTTTGCAGGGACTGTCGCATTCCCTGAAGTCCAACGCTGCATCAATTGCCAGGCCCGCCGCTGTCGCGGCCGTAGCATCAGGCCTCGCATTTGGCATCGGCGCCCCGGCACAAGCCGGCACCTACGCACCGGAGGGCTCGGGCAGCACAAGCACTGCATCAACCGCCCAGACCCAGACCGGGCAGGGCCAGGCAGCCGCTGCGTCTGTTGGCGCCACGCACACCGTTGTATCGGGCGATACCCTCGGGGCGATTTCGGCACGCCACGGTGTTGACCTGAACGCAGTCCTGTCAGCGAACGGGCTGTCTATTTCCTCCGTGATCTACCCCGGTGACCAGATTCGGATCCCCGGCGCCGGACAGGCTACCCAAGCGCCCCAGGCACCCCCGGCTGCCCCTCAGGCGACCCCGACGGTGCCCTCAGCACCCAAGCCGGCCGGCATGGGCATCTACACTGCATCCGCATCCATCAAGCCGGCCTCATCGCCCGCACCGGCAGCAGCCGCCTCTACAGCTCCGGCCAGCGGGGTGGGCGCCGCTCTCGTGGCCTCGGCCCGGGCCCAGCTCGGAGCAACCCAGGACTGCACCATCCTTGTGGAGCAAGCCCTGCGGTCCGTCGGCAAGTCGGTGGGCGACCTCGCGCCCCTGCAGTTCCACCAGTACGGGACCCCGGTTTCCACCCCCCAGCCCGGTGACCTGATCATCCGCGCAGGACATGTCGGGATCTACATCGGCGGCGGGCAGGCCATCAGCAGCGGCATGAACGGCGTCAACGAAACTATCGTGCATCCGGCATCCTGGCTCGGAGGATCCACCTTCGTACGGGTAAACGCCTAA
- a CDS encoding DUF2269 domain-containing protein: MILTSATRKVLLTLHVMSSVGWAGAVAVFVVLDIAVLASSDAQLGRVLWLALQAAVWSLLVPLAFASLLTGLVLAVGTVWGLFRHYWVLFKLVLTLIATVVLVLYVQTISTVAGIAQDPAMSGMDSPSALLHTGGGLVVLLLTTVLAIYKPRGMTRYGQRKRLEQRKQTVS, from the coding sequence ATGATTCTGACATCCGCGACCCGGAAAGTGCTGCTGACCCTGCATGTCATGTCATCAGTGGGCTGGGCCGGAGCGGTTGCAGTCTTCGTCGTCCTCGACATTGCAGTCCTGGCCAGCTCTGACGCCCAGTTGGGACGCGTCCTCTGGTTGGCCCTGCAGGCGGCCGTGTGGTCCCTCCTCGTTCCGCTGGCCTTCGCGTCCCTGCTGACCGGCCTCGTTCTGGCGGTGGGAACCGTCTGGGGACTGTTCCGGCACTACTGGGTGCTCTTCAAGCTCGTCCTCACCCTCATCGCGACGGTTGTGCTGGTGCTGTACGTCCAGACGATCAGCACAGTCGCAGGCATCGCACAAGATCCGGCGATGTCCGGCATGGACTCTCCCTCTGCCCTGCTGCACACCGGCGGGGGCCTAGTGGTGCTGCTTCTGACAACTGTCCTGGCCATCTACAAGCCCCGGGGCATGACCCGGTACGGCCAGCGAAAACGACTGGAGCAGCGCAAGCAGACCGTGTCGTAA